In the Stakelama saccharophila genome, CTTCGTCGGGCAATCAGCGCTTCGCTCCGCTCAATTCGTGGCCGGACAATGCCAATCTCGACAAGGCGCGGCGCCTGCTCTGGCCGATCAAGAAGAAATACGGCCGCAACCTGAGCTGGGCCGACCTGATGATCCTGGCCGGCAACGTCGCCATCGAATCGATGGGCGGCCCGATCTTCGGCTTCGCCGGCGGGCGCGAGGACATCTTCGAGCCCGAAAAGGACGTCTATTGGGGCACGGAAGAGGAATGGGTCGGTGAGGAAGGCAGCCTGACCCGCATTCACGAGGAAGAAGGCCGGGCGCTGGAAAACCCGCTCGCCGCGATCCAGATGGGCCTGATCTACGTCAATCCCGAAGGACCGGGCGGCGTTCCCGATCCCGCACAGTCGGGCCGCGACATCCGCGAGACCTTCGCGCGCATGGCGATGAACGATTACGAGACGGTCGCGCTGACCGCGGGCGGACATACTTTCGGCAAGTGCCACGGTGCGGGCGACGCGTCCAAGGTCGGCGCCGAGCCCGAGGGCGCGGACATCGCGATGCAGGGCCTCGGCTGGCAGTCGGGGCACGAATCGGGCGTCGGCGATCATACCATCACCAGCGGCCTGGAAGGTTCGTGGACGCCCACGCCCATCACGTGGGACATGAGCTATTTCGACATGCTGCTCGACCATGAATACGAACTGGTCAGGAGCCCGGCCGGCGCGCAGCAGTGGCAGCCGGTCGGCAATCCGGAGGACACCCAGGCGCCCAAGGCCCATACGCCGGGCACGAAGGTGCCGACGATGATGACCACCGCCGACATGGCGATGAAGGTCGATCCCCAATATCGCAGGATCATGGAGCATTTCCGCGAAAACCCGGCAGAATTCGCCGACGCCTTCGCGCGTGCCTGGTTCAAGCTGACGCACCGCGACATGGGACCGAAGGTCCGTTATCTCGGCCCTGACGTGCCCGATGAAGACCTGATCTGGCAGGACCCGATCCCGCAGGCGGACTATATGCCGATCGGCGACGCCGACGTGGCCGAACTCAGGAAGCGGATCGCCGATTCGGGCCTTTCGGTTGCACAGCTCGTAAAGACGGCATGGGCTTCTGCCTCGACCTTTCGCGGGTCGGACAAGCGCGGCGGGGCGAATGGCGCGCGCATCCGGCTGGCGCCGCAGAAGGACTGGGAGGTCAACGAACCGGCCGAACTTGCCAAGGTGCTCAAGGTCTATGAGCGCATCAAGGCCGATTTCGATG is a window encoding:
- the katG gene encoding catalase/peroxidase HPI, translated to MDAKTNDPLGGGCPMNREATRSLLGRTNRDWWPNQLSIDILHQHGLSGNPMGDDFDYAEAFKQLDLAAVKRDLTALMTDSQPWWPADYGHYGPFLIRMAWHSAGTYRTGDGRGGASSGNQRFAPLNSWPDNANLDKARRLLWPIKKKYGRNLSWADLMILAGNVAIESMGGPIFGFAGGREDIFEPEKDVYWGTEEEWVGEEGSLTRIHEEEGRALENPLAAIQMGLIYVNPEGPGGVPDPAQSGRDIRETFARMAMNDYETVALTAGGHTFGKCHGAGDASKVGAEPEGADIAMQGLGWQSGHESGVGDHTITSGLEGSWTPTPITWDMSYFDMLLDHEYELVRSPAGAQQWQPVGNPEDTQAPKAHTPGTKVPTMMTTADMAMKVDPQYRRIMEHFRENPAEFADAFARAWFKLTHRDMGPKVRYLGPDVPDEDLIWQDPIPQADYMPIGDADVAELRKRIADSGLSVAQLVKTAWASASTFRGSDKRGGANGARIRLAPQKDWEVNEPAELAKVLKVYERIKADFDGAASGGKKVSIADLIVLGGSVGIEKAAKEAGHDVTVPFSPGRVDTTDELTDAESFEPLEPKADGFRNYLSVRFSVPTEELLVDRSQLLGLSAPEMTVLVGGLRVLGANHGGSRHGVFTDRPGQLTNDFFVNLLDMGTAWKEVDEAGDEEFVGTCRRTDEEKWTATRTDLVFGSNSQLRAISEVYATDDAGDKFVADFVAAWVKVMNADRFDLA